The stretch of DNA TTGATGTTTGAACATGAAGATGACGCCGTGCGCTATAGCCTGATGCTAGAAGCCCAGGATTTTGGTAGTCCTACGGTGGAAGCATTTGAATCTGACGATATTGAAGAATTTTGCCTAGGGGCAGGCTATGAATGTAAGCACATTCCCACCGGCACCCTCGAAGTTCCTCCCGATGCCAACGCCCCTTCCACCGATTGGCAACCCGACGGTACAGCTCAGCCGGAACCAGTTAACCAAGAGGGCGAATTTTCTGCCGATGAGCTAGAACGACTGCGGAAGCGGCTCGAAGGTTTGCTTTAGCTGCAAGGTCTGCTCTGGCAGCCCTGTTCTACCCTAGTCTTCTACCTCATACCCCATCGTGACTGAATAGTGACTGACCATGGCAAACCCCTCCCCCAACTTCACCCACATCCATGAACGCGGGCATCTGCTCACCGAACAGGCTAATCCCAATAGCCAAACTCTGGATCAACTCAGCACCTTAGAGCTAGTTCAACTGTTCAACCAAGAAGACTACCGCGTCTTGGAAGCGATCGCCTCGGCAGAAGCAGCGATCGCCCAAGCCATTGACCTGACGGCTCAGTGCCTCCGGCAGGGAGGACGACTGTTTTATGTGGGCGCTGGCACCAGCGGACGGCTGGGCGTCCTGGATGCAGCGGAATGCCCCCCTACCTTTTGCACACCGCCAGAATTGGTTCAGGGCATCATTGCTGGGGGAGCTGCGGCCTTGGTGCGCAGTTCTGAAGATTTAGAAGATCGGGAGGAAGACGGTGCAGGGGCGATCGCCCATCGCCAAGTGACCGATTTGGATGTAGTCGTAGGCATCACGGCCGGCGGCACCACCCCCTTTGTCCATGGAGCCATCCAGGCCGCCCGCCAACGGGGAGCCCACACTATTTTTATCGCCTGTGTCCCCCAGGAACAATTCGCCGTTGAGGTAGATGTAGACATTCGGCTGCTGGTGGGGCCCGAGATTTTAGCCGGATCTACCCGTCTCAAGGCCGGCACCGTCACCAAACTGGTCCTAAATACCCTGTCTACCGGCGTCATGGTGAAACTGGGCAAGGTCTACGGCAACCGCATGGTAGATGTAGCCGTGACCAACAATAAGCTCCACGATCGCGCCCTGCGGATGTTGCAAGACCTGACGGAACTCAGCCGTCCGGAGGCGGCCCTGCTGCTGGAACGCAGCGGTCGGCAAGTGAAGTTAGCCTTACTGATGCACTGGACGGGCTTAGATACCGAGGCGGGCGATCGCCTCCTTGGGCAACATCAGGGTCAACTGCGTCAAGCCCTAGAGCACCATTCAGCCGCCACGACAGATTAATCAGCCGCTGGCATCTACGCAAATTCACGAATATTTGCTAACATCGACGAACAGGCAGGCCGTGCATACGCGTACATCTCGCAATATATTTTGTGAGGCGATCGTGAATCTCAGGGTTTATACTTAGGACTCAGGGTGCACATTAACAATTTCTATCGAGCGATCGCTCAATATCAAGAGTACGATTAATACCACCAGGGTGTTTCTACTGAACTTGATTCATTGAAGACTCAGTGAAGTCACGCGGTGAAGTCATAGTTCAATCAAGGCTGGCTTAGGTCTGGCTCTACAGGCTAGGTTGGGGGTAACCATCCCTAGGTGTAACTAAGGTTCACCGAGTCAGCCGGTTCTTCCCTATCCATTGGGGCAATCTATGCCGCCCTGTTGCCGTTGATCTTTGAACTTTTGGGTTCATTTCAAACTAGGCAGACTGTCTAGGCAACAGGGTGAGGCAGCAGCATCGCATCTTCTTCAATCGGTTCATCTCACTATTCCACCATCAGGGCGATCGTTATGGGGAGACGACCTTAGGTCAAACTACAGGACGACTCCCCATTCAGCTACTACAATGGGGCCTAACATCCCTATTGCCTTCATCAGCAGGGGGCAATGAAACCATCATCACTTCAACCCCTATCTACCCGACGCTGTGTCCTGAGGATGCAGCAAGCGACAGTTCACAGTTATGACGGCGTGCCAAGATAAGGGCGATCGCTGGCAATCTTCCGTCGAACGAAGCTCCCGGATCAACATCCTCAGCCATGCAACAGGATGTTGTCTTGCTCCCATGGTGCATCCCCTAGCCCTACATCTGATCACGAAGGATCCGAAATCTAGGTTTCTGCTCTGTTCTCACAGCAAGCATCTTCAAATTCGGGGCCCATCCGCGTAACCATAGAAGATGTAGTGAACTTCAACAGGTTCTGTCGTAAGACAGAGAAACGATAGATATGGTTACTGTTCTGATCCTATTGATCGCGCTGGGTGTATTGGGGTGGGGGCTATACCGATCGCTACCCCTCGGCAAGTTTGGCGTCTTAGCCTGGCTGCAATCCGTGCTGCTCATGGCTCCTTGGTTACTGTTCTTTGCGCTATTTGCCGTTGGCATCTATCTCAACTTGGCAGCGGTGCTACTCCTGCTGCTGATCTCTATCGCTGGGTATGTGCTTTTGGGGCGACGGCTGCGATCGCTCAGCCAAGATCCCCAGGTTCAAGAAAAAATGGCTATGTTGAAAAACTCGACAGCCCCATCTGCTTCATCCCTAGATGATCCAGCATCGTCCATGGATGAAACACCCGAAGGGTCACCTGCCAAGTCAGTCACGCCGTCGGAGGAGGCCGCCAACCTCGACATTATTCCCATGCCCGCTGAAGACTTGAAAGCGGTGCAGGGCATCTTTGGCATTGACACATTTTTTGCTACGGAAACCTTACCCTACCAAGAAGGCGTCATCTTTAAAGGGAACCTGCGCGGCGAAGCAGCCGAGGTGCATGAGCGCCTCAGCAGCAGCCTCAAGGATCGAGTGGGCGATCGCTATAACCTATTTTTAGTGCCAGCTCCCGATAGCCGACCCACCATTGTGGTGTTACCAAGCCGCAACGGCCCCCAGCCCAGCACCACCGCCCAGCGGCTCATTGCTTTGCTGTTGGCGCTACTCACCTTTGCCACCTGCATGGAAACTGCGGGGCTGTTTTTGGGGTTTGATCTGCTCAACGAAGCCAGTCGCTACTCCGAAGCCTTTCCTCTAGGCATCGGCATTGTGCTAATTTTGGCAGCCCACGAACTGGGTCATTGGCTGACGGCCGAACGCTATCAGGTACGTCTCAGTCCACCGTTCTTCATTCCCACCTGGCAAATTGGCTCCTTTGGAGCCCTCACCCGCTTTGAATCATTGCTGAAAAACCGCAGCATCTTGTTCGATATTTCCTTGGCCGGGCCTGCGGCAGGTGGAGTGTTGTCCCTCATGGCATTGGTGATTGGTCTCGTGCTGTCGGGCCCTGGCAGCCTTTTCCAAGTGCCCACGGAGTTTTTCCAAGGGTCGATCTTGGTGGGTATGTTAGCCCGTATTGTCTTGGGTGCTGAGCTACAGCAAAGCATCGTCAGCATCCATCCGCTGACCATTCTAGGTTGGTTGGGTCTGGTGATTACCGCCCTCAACCTCATGCCCGCCGGACAGTTAGACGGTGGTCGAGTGATGCAGGCGGTCTACGGACGTAAGGTCGCCCGGTGGTCAACGATTGTCACGCTGATTGTGTTAGGCATCGCCACCTTTGCAAACCCCCTCGCGCTCTACTGGGCTGTGCTGATTTTATTTCTACAGCGTGGTCTAGAGCGCCCTTGCTTAGAAGAAATTTCTGAACCCGATGATGCCAGGGCAGCCCTGGGTCTTCTAGCTTTCTTCTTGATGGCTGCAACATTACTTCCAGTGACGCCGGCGTTAGCCGGACGCCTGGGCATAGGAGGATAATATGGCAACTGCAATCCCACCCGTTGAAGTCGTTCTAGATCTCAGTACGTTATCGGCAACGAATACGCGAGAGTGGATGGGCTTCGCACGGGTGGGAACGTGCCATGTCCCCAAAATCATCCACGAAGAAATGCGGTTTCTCCACGAACGGGCTCCTGATCCTGACCTGGAACGGGTTGCCCGAGAATTTAACCGCTTCTATCGAGACTGTCAGTGGCACATCAGTGATGCGATCGCCCATCATCCGGCCCTGCGTTCGTCAAGCGGCGAAGCGCTGACCAAACGCAACCGGATCGGGCTAGCGGTCGCGCGATGTGCCTATGGTCTTGCCGAGGATAACCCAACACATTTGGTGGTTCTCGTGGTCAGCGATCGCGCCATGATGCAGCGCATCTACAGCATGAAAGTGCCTAATCTCTGTGCCATCAATGGGGCCATGCTCTTGCAGTGGAGCCAAACAGGGCAGCGCCCGATTCCTATCATTCAAAAAATTCAAGAAATGCGGATTTCATCGGGCACAAGGGCACGCCTAGCGGTCAATGCCTCATCCAAACCCAGTAGCACCTACATTCAAACCTCCACCCGCATTCAAACCAACTCATCGCCACGCCCGCGATCGCCCGTGATTCATACGCCGATCGCCTCCACGCCCCACTGGCTACCAGACGTCATTTCCATCTTGACAGCCCTAGCCGCGTTAGGAATTGCGATCGCTGTGGGCTGGTATATGATCTCCCATTCCACCTCCCAGCAAAGCAGCCCCCAAAGTCGCATCTGGTTAGCAGCCCAAATTACCTCTAGCTAGGCTGGATGCAACGACCGACGCTGCGCTAAGCGCGCTACTCCATAGGCAGCTTCGGTTTGCGCAGCAGGACTCACGGGGACAGGAAGATAGCGATCGCGAATGGCCGTCCAGGTTGGATTCTGGGCCCCACCACCCGCCGTATAGACCTGGGTCAAGGGTGAGGCCCCCAGTTCCACTAAACGTTGATAGCCCCGAGCCTCAATCTGGGCGATGCCCTCCAAGATACCTTGTAGAAACAAAGCATCCTCAGGGGGACGGGGGGTGAGACGCGGCGGCAGATGGGGATCCGCTACCGGAAAGCGTTCTCCTGGGCTCGGCAGTGGATAATAGTCAAGCTGGCTGGGCACGGTAGCATCCATCTGCTGACTCAGATGGGCGATCGCTTCATCATCAAAAAACTGACGCAGCACCGCCCCTCCAGTATTTGACGCTCCTCCCACCAGCCAGTGATGGCCAAAACGATGGCTATAAATTCCTTCCATCGCCCGATCCACGCGGATCCTGCTAAGTAGTTTAAGCACCAGCGTAGACCCTAACGAGGTAACCGCCTGCCCAGGTTCTGCCGCTTCACTGGCCAAAAATGCCGCGATACTATCGGTGGTGCCTGCGCACACCTCACAGCTCTCAGGGATAGAAAACTGTTGGGCGATCGCCGGCGCTAGACAAGCAATAGGACATCCAGGCGTCAGCACTTGCGGTAAGCGCACAGACTGCACCAGCAGCGGTAAAGATTGAAACCAATCCGGGTAGCGATCGCCCGCCACGTCGTAGCCCAGCTTCAGGGCATTATGATAGTCACTCAGCCCTAGAATGCCGTGGAGATGGAAGGCTAGCCAATCAGCCTGATGCAAGAGGTAGAGAGGGCCGTCTTGGGTCAAGCCGCGATCGCCCCACCATAGTAATTTTGCCAAACTAGAGGTAGCGCTGATCACCGGATGATCCGGAGGCGCGATCGCCCTCAGGTGATCTATCACCACCTGACCACGACTATCGTTGTATAACAGCGGTTCTGTAACCGGTTGCCCTTGGGCATCACACAACAGCACCGTCCCCGACGTGCCATTCAGAGCGATCGCCCCCAGCCCTTGCCGTACCGTTAGAGGAAGTTGCCCGAAGAGCTGGTCGAGGGACTGCCGCCATTGCTCAGCCCATTGAGCCGGATCCCCAAGCTCCACCGTTACCCGCACAGAAGCTAGGATTGCCCCGGCTGGATCAATGGCGATCGCCCGCGCCCCAGATGTACCGAAATCAATGCCGAGGGCGTAGTGCTCTGAGTTCATCTGCATGTCCTAGTCTGTGGGTATGGTCGCTCGGGGACGATCTCTATCTCTATGGCGATCCCCCAACCATCAGCGAACCCGCCAGTGTACCATTCGAAAGCTGTCCACCATCCTTGCCTGCGGCCAGCCTTTGCCCATCTATCCCGCCCTAGATGCTATGAAACGGTTGATTTCTCTTGGCGTTAGCCTCATCATTCTAGTCGTTATCTACCAGCGCATTGACCTAGAGGGTCTCGTACAGGTGTTTCAGGACTGCGATCGCCTGTGGATGGCCATCAGCCTGGGCATGGTTATCCCCCTCACCCTGTTGACGGCATGGCGACTACAGCAGTTAGTGCCCGCTAAGGTGCATCTAGGGCTAGGCGAATCCAACCGGCTGATTCTAGCCGCCAGTACCTTAAATATGGTGCTGCCCTCCAAAATGGGCGATATTGCTAAAGCCTACTTCATGCGCGATCGCGGTCACTTGAGCGGATCCTTGGCGCTCTCCCTGGTGGTGTTTGAAAAAGCCTGCGACCTGCTCTCGTTATTGCTTTGGTGCGTCTTTGGGCTGATGCTCTATCCCAACAAAGACTGGCTGTTTTGGATGATGACCCTAGCCGTGGTCAGCGGTTTGCTGCTAGGGATTCTGCTGCTGAGTTCACCGAACATAGCCCAGTGGAGCTTTCGCACCCTAGGACGTATTGCGCCGAAAGCCATGCACCCCAAACTGGTGAAACTCAGCCATGCTTGGAGTGAAATGCACAGCTACTTTTGGGGCGATCGCCGACAACTCTTGCGCATCACCCTCACCTCCATCTTCATTTGGTTTTTACACCTGCTGCAGATTTGGTTCTTCATCCTGGCGCTGAGAGCCTCAACCCCCTTTTTAGCCAATCTGGCCCTATCACCCCTGGCCATTTTGGCAGGACTCTTGCCCCTCACCTTTGCTGGCGTTGGTACCCGCGATGCTGCCCTGATTTTGTTTTACCAGCCCTACTTTAGCGCCGCCACCGGAGCCGCCCTCGGGCTGCTTTGCACATCCCGCTACCTGCTGCCCGCCATCGGTGGTCTACCCTTTTTAGGGCAGTACCTGAGCACCGTCAAAAAACAGACTCCCCACGAATCACCCTAGAACTCTCCGCGTTCCAACTGTTCTTCCAGGTCACGAATTTGTCCCCGGGCTTCAACCAATTCCGCTGCTAAGGTGCGTAAACTCTGACGAGCGGTATTGAGATAGGCCTCTGCCTTTTGGCGATCGCCCGTTTGCAGGGCGTAGTTGGCATCTTCTAAGCAGTCTTGCAGCACCACAAAATCCAAGGTTTTTGAAAGCATCATAGGTAGAATCCCCCGTATCAGATAGGTCTATTTATGGTTCAAAGCATGCTTGGTTTAACTAGCAGACGAACTTCCTCATCCACGTTTGAGGAAAACTGCACGTAGTTTAGCGCTGATCGCAGATTCGATCGGCTCAGCACTACCTTATTGTTACGTTTTGCCCATGCTAGCCTAGTTTTTTTTCATGGTTTAGAGTCTATGACCCCTCACCCCTCACCATCCGCCTCATCCCATCAATCTTCGCCACCTCCCGATTGGAAAATGTGGGGCCGCAAAACTTACATCATGGGCATCCTCAACGTCACGCCCGATAGTTTCAGTGATGGCGGACAGTTTGCCAGCCTCGATCGGGCGATCGCCCAAGCCCAGCAGATGGTCAAGGCTGGGGCAGATCTAATCGACATTGGCGGTGAATCCACACGCCCCCAAGCCATGCCCGTCTCCCTAGACGACGAGCTGCAGCGAGTGATTCCGGTGATTCAGGCCCTGCGCCAAGGATCGGCGGCGATCGCCACCCCCATCTCCATCGACACCACCAAGGCCACCGTGGCGCAAGCGGCGGTGGCAGCAGGAGCAAACCTGGTGAATGACGTCTCGGGAGGCATCTACGATGCAGCCATGCTGACCACCGTCGCCCAGTTGGGTGTCCCCATTGTGCTCATGCACCTACGCGGCACCCCCCAGACCATGCAGCAGCTCACCGACTATGACGACGTGGTGGGCGACATCATCCATGTTTTACAAGGCAGGGTCAACGCGGCGATCGATGCCGGGATAACACCCGACAACATTATTCTGGATCCAGGCATCGGCTTTGCTAAAACCCACGAGCAAAACCTCGACATCCTCCGCCAAATTCCGCGTCTACGCGCCCTTGGTTATCCGCTACTGATTGGCCCATCGCGCAAACGGTTTATTGGCGATATTCTCAACCAACCCGATCCTCAACAGCGCGTCTGGGGTACGGCCGCCGCCTGCTGTGCAGCGATCGCCCACCATGCCGACATCCTACGCGTCCATGATGTGGCAGAGATGGCTGACGTCTGTCGGGTAGCCGATGCTATCTGGCGCGCCTAATACCCGGTCTTCTCAAGCCTCAATCGTCTTCAATTTCAATCAGCTTGCGCTTGGCAGTCAGCCCTGATTGGATGGTGACCCGAGACTTAGGAATCGCATAGTAAGCCGCGATCGCCCCCACCAATTCAGCATTGGCCTTCCCTGCCACCGGCGGCGACGCCAGGCGTACCAGCAGCGTGCCATCCTCCAAGAGGGCGATCGCGGGTCGCTTGGACTGGGGCTTCACCGTCACCCAAACGTTTCTGACCATCAGGTGACGAGCCCAACTAGTACCAGCACCACGCCTAGGATGATGCAGCCCACCATGCCATAGAACACAGCCTGAGCCGTTTTCTCCGCCGACTGGGTAAGTTCTTCATCCGTCTTCAGGGAAATCAGATAGGACTTACTGCTATCCAGCGGCTTTTGCAGCACCAAGCTCCCCACCCCATCACTCACCGTTGCCAGGACAAGGGCCCGGCGTCCTAGGGGCAAAATTTGCTCCTTATAGCGATAGCCCAACGTGCGGCGACCGCTGCCCCCCGCCGAAAGGGTGACCGAAAATTGTCCAAAGGTCAGCCGATTCCCCGCTTGCTCCCCTTGGCGAAACTCATCTAGCACCTTAATAGTTTCGATCGCTGCCCCTTGGGGATTCACCTCAATCCTGCCCGTGGCATCCTCCAGCCAAAAAGGCACCGACTGTTGATTGCTCGATACCGTTTCCGACGATCGCCGGGTAGAGCGGGTGGTTTTGCCATCTTTATCGCGACTGGTGACCGTTTCTTCATACTCACGGGTCACGGTCATTTTGTAATGCACACAGACTTCTTGCTTCAGTTCCGAGACCAAGGGGCGATCGCAGCT from Candidatus Obscuribacterales bacterium encodes:
- a CDS encoding DUF3110 domain-containing protein, whose amino-acid sequence is MQVFVLLFNAGTSNEGIHTLKVSDRNIVLMFEHEDDAVRYSLMLEAQDFGSPTVEAFESDDIEEFCLGAGYECKHIPTGTLEVPPDANAPSTDWQPDGTAQPEPVNQEGEFSADELERLRKRLEGLL
- the murQ gene encoding N-acetylmuramic acid 6-phosphate etherase, translated to MANPSPNFTHIHERGHLLTEQANPNSQTLDQLSTLELVQLFNQEDYRVLEAIASAEAAIAQAIDLTAQCLRQGGRLFYVGAGTSGRLGVLDAAECPPTFCTPPELVQGIIAGGAAALVRSSEDLEDREEDGAGAIAHRQVTDLDVVVGITAGGTTPFVHGAIQAARQRGAHTIFIACVPQEQFAVEVDVDIRLLVGPEILAGSTRLKAGTVTKLVLNTLSTGVMVKLGKVYGNRMVDVAVTNNKLHDRALRMLQDLTELSRPEAALLLERSGRQVKLALLMHWTGLDTEAGDRLLGQHQGQLRQALEHHSAATTD
- a CDS encoding site-2 protease family protein; protein product: MVTVLILLIALGVLGWGLYRSLPLGKFGVLAWLQSVLLMAPWLLFFALFAVGIYLNLAAVLLLLLISIAGYVLLGRRLRSLSQDPQVQEKMAMLKNSTAPSASSLDDPASSMDETPEGSPAKSVTPSEEAANLDIIPMPAEDLKAVQGIFGIDTFFATETLPYQEGVIFKGNLRGEAAEVHERLSSSLKDRVGDRYNLFLVPAPDSRPTIVVLPSRNGPQPSTTAQRLIALLLALLTFATCMETAGLFLGFDLLNEASRYSEAFPLGIGIVLILAAHELGHWLTAERYQVRLSPPFFIPTWQIGSFGALTRFESLLKNRSILFDISLAGPAAGGVLSLMALVIGLVLSGPGSLFQVPTEFFQGSILVGMLARIVLGAELQQSIVSIHPLTILGWLGLVITALNLMPAGQLDGGRVMQAVYGRKVARWSTIVTLIVLGIATFANPLALYWAVLILFLQRGLERPCLEEISEPDDARAALGLLAFFLMAATLLPVTPALAGRLGIGG
- a CDS encoding PIN domain-containing protein; the protein is MATAIPPVEVVLDLSTLSATNTREWMGFARVGTCHVPKIIHEEMRFLHERAPDPDLERVAREFNRFYRDCQWHISDAIAHHPALRSSSGEALTKRNRIGLAVARCAYGLAEDNPTHLVVLVVSDRAMMQRIYSMKVPNLCAINGAMLLQWSQTGQRPIPIIQKIQEMRISSGTRARLAVNASSKPSSTYIQTSTRIQTNSSPRPRSPVIHTPIASTPHWLPDVISILTALAALGIAIAVGWYMISHSTSQQSSPQSRIWLAAQITSS
- a CDS encoding FGGY-family carbohydrate kinase, encoding MNSEHYALGIDFGTSGARAIAIDPAGAILASVRVTVELGDPAQWAEQWRQSLDQLFGQLPLTVRQGLGAIALNGTSGTVLLCDAQGQPVTEPLLYNDSRGQVVIDHLRAIAPPDHPVISATSSLAKLLWWGDRGLTQDGPLYLLHQADWLAFHLHGILGLSDYHNALKLGYDVAGDRYPDWFQSLPLLVQSVRLPQVLTPGCPIACLAPAIAQQFSIPESCEVCAGTTDSIAAFLASEAAEPGQAVTSLGSTLVLKLLSRIRVDRAMEGIYSHRFGHHWLVGGASNTGGAVLRQFFDDEAIAHLSQQMDATVPSQLDYYPLPSPGERFPVADPHLPPRLTPRPPEDALFLQGILEGIAQIEARGYQRLVELGASPLTQVYTAGGGAQNPTWTAIRDRYLPVPVSPAAQTEAAYGVARLAQRRSLHPA
- a CDS encoding lysylphosphatidylglycerol synthase transmembrane domain-containing protein — protein: MKRLISLGVSLIILVVIYQRIDLEGLVQVFQDCDRLWMAISLGMVIPLTLLTAWRLQQLVPAKVHLGLGESNRLILAASTLNMVLPSKMGDIAKAYFMRDRGHLSGSLALSLVVFEKACDLLSLLLWCVFGLMLYPNKDWLFWMMTLAVVSGLLLGILLLSSPNIAQWSFRTLGRIAPKAMHPKLVKLSHAWSEMHSYFWGDRRQLLRITLTSIFIWFLHLLQIWFFILALRASTPFLANLALSPLAILAGLLPLTFAGVGTRDAALILFYQPYFSAATGAALGLLCTSRYLLPAIGGLPFLGQYLSTVKKQTPHESP
- the folP gene encoding dihydropteroate synthase, translating into MTPHPSPSASSHQSSPPPDWKMWGRKTYIMGILNVTPDSFSDGGQFASLDRAIAQAQQMVKAGADLIDIGGESTRPQAMPVSLDDELQRVIPVIQALRQGSAAIATPISIDTTKATVAQAAVAAGANLVNDVSGGIYDAAMLTTVAQLGVPIVLMHLRGTPQTMQQLTDYDDVVGDIIHVLQGRVNAAIDAGITPDNIILDPGIGFAKTHEQNLDILRQIPRLRALGYPLLIGPSRKRFIGDILNQPDPQQRVWGTAAACCAAIAHHADILRVHDVAEMADVCRVADAIWRA
- a CDS encoding DUF167 domain-containing protein, with the protein product MVRNVWVTVKPQSKRPAIALLEDGTLLVRLASPPVAGKANAELVGAIAAYYAIPKSRVTIQSGLTAKRKLIEIEDD
- a CDS encoding E3 ubiquitin ligase family protein codes for the protein MHIVGFILIVVGISLFFVQRHQKQRAFSLKSARPATVADLQQMAGAIAAEIGGGSWRDYVKVVGHISCDRPLVSELKQEVCVHYKMTVTREYEETVTSRDKDGKTTRSTRRSSETVSSNQQSVPFWLEDATGRIEVNPQGAAIETIKVLDEFRQGEQAGNRLTFGQFSVTLSAGGSGRRTLGYRYKEQILPLGRRALVLATVSDGVGSLVLQKPLDSSKSYLISLKTDEELTQSAEKTAQAVFYGMVGCIILGVVLVLVGLVT